A part of Rattus rattus isolate New Zealand chromosome 4, Rrattus_CSIRO_v1, whole genome shotgun sequence genomic DNA contains:
- the Lrrc30 gene encoding leucine-rich repeat-containing protein 30 has protein sequence MGVKQSRASSDDKDPKRFLVGKRQKFSSWDDTLLLGKDPRSLLKRGMRHVSFSLVTKGMTDIPDFLWGLLEVQKLNLSHNQLRVLPPEVGRLTRIVVLNLCGNCLKSLPKEVSLLQSLKVLFLNMNCLAEVPAELSLCRNLEVLSMSHNCLSQLPASFADLARLRKLNLSNNYFAHIPLCVFSLKELDFLHVGSNRLENIAESIQCLASLQIFIAESNNIHSFPRSLCLVTSLELLNLNNNDIQTLPDELYLLCRLGRIAWNPMDKGLHISHNPLSKPLPELVEGGLEMLYSYLKDKKHN, from the coding sequence ATGGGGGTCAAACAGTCCAGGGCCAGCTCCGATGACAAGGACCCCAAGAGATTTCTGGTGGGGAAGAGGCAGAAGTTCTCCTCGTGGGACGATACCCTGCTCTTGGGGAAGGACCCACGGTCCCTGCTGAAGCGCGGCATGCGGCATGTCAGCTTCAGCCTAGTCACGAAAGGGATGACAGACATCCCAGATTTTCTGTGGGGCTTGCTGGAAGTCCAGAAACTCAATCTGTCCCACAACCAGCTCCGAGTGCTACCCCCTGAGGTGGGCAGGCTGACCCGGATCGTGGTCTTAAACTTGTGTGGGAATTGCCTCAAGAGTCTCCCCAAAGAAGTCAGTCTCCTCCAGAGCCTCAAGGTCCTCTTCCTCAACATGAACTGCCTGGCGGAGGTGCCGGCCGAGCTCAGCCTGTGCAGGAACCTGGAAGTGCTGAGCATGTCCCACAACTGCCTGTCCCAGCTCCCGGCCAGCTTTGCGGACCTCGCCAGACTCCGGAAGTTGAACCTCAGCAACAACTACTTCGCTCACATCCCCCTCTGCGTGTTCTCTCTGAAGGAACTGGACTTCTTGCACGTGGGCTCCAACCGCCTGGAAAACATCGCGGAGAGCATCCAGTGCCTGGCTAGCTTGCAGATCTTCATCGCAGAGAGCAACAACATCCACTCCTTCCCCAGGTCGCTCTGCCTAGTCACCAGCCTAGAGCTGCTGAACCTGAACAATAACGACATCCAGACCCTCCCAGATGAACTCTACCTGCTGTGCAGACTGGGGAGGATTGCGTGGAATCCCATGGACAAGGGGCTGCACATTTCCCATAATCCTTTATCCAAGCCCCTGCCGGAGCTGGTGGAGGGCGGCCTGGAGATGCTTTACAGCTACCTGAAGGACAAAAAGCACAACTGA